One Bacteroidota bacterium genomic window carries:
- a CDS encoding L,D-transpeptidase family protein, with amino-acid sequence METGNLISKPTNPTLHSSRRILTGFLHYFLLIGLFLLLASHENINPRKNNSHIDFSVAESKRLLQIQALAYQLNPVVANSLQYQLNELISDFYKTIDFNPVWTINHAGTDKLNELIRLVDSAVYFGLPESVINSSKLKSLSTELESSVYSKEKMIQRIDLEIEATKSAFLLMIYLNQGIVDSDTSSRFMNFIAGLPQLLMQSMEKDQLEADILALQPDIQFYNELISLLNGYQKTLEKVRKAKLEIAQSDLASAFFYLGFLSSPVFDSTHTLQKVVSDYQQEKRIEITGKLNNVVIKHLLHDLDKTYELIALNLDRLRKLNLDSNSYVFVNIPAYQLSLVKENFVEKNFKVIVGKMETPTPIFSSTLACFITNPHWTVPTSIANDEMLENIRKDSTYLESHGYIVVNNNGQTVNHQLIDWTLDNPLSNKYYIRQQNSGNNALGKIKFLFPNEHSVFMHDTPSKALFNKTRRTFSHGCIRVQNPDELAQSLSEYVFAKENKPINIESIIKSEEQKVFHFNRKVDVHVQYLTCMVDSAGRLNLLPDVYARDQEELSQLFDKDDVSL; translated from the coding sequence ATGGAAACGGGCAATCTCATCAGCAAACCTACCAATCCAACCCTCCATAGTTCACGAAGAATCCTGACCGGATTCTTGCATTACTTTTTGTTAATTGGTCTTTTTCTGCTGCTGGCCAGCCACGAGAACATCAACCCCAGGAAAAACAACAGCCATATCGATTTTTCAGTGGCAGAAAGTAAAAGGCTCCTTCAAATTCAGGCTCTCGCCTATCAGCTTAATCCGGTTGTTGCAAATAGTTTGCAATATCAGTTAAATGAGCTGATATCTGACTTTTACAAAACAATAGATTTTAACCCTGTTTGGACCATAAACCATGCAGGAACTGACAAATTAAACGAGCTGATTCGCCTTGTCGACAGTGCGGTATATTTTGGATTGCCTGAATCGGTAATCAATTCATCGAAACTAAAAAGTCTTTCCACAGAACTCGAAAGCTCTGTCTATTCAAAAGAAAAAATGATCCAGCGCATTGATCTCGAAATAGAAGCTACCAAATCGGCCTTTCTGCTTATGATTTATTTGAATCAGGGAATTGTGGACAGTGATACTAGTTCACGCTTTATGAATTTCATAGCCGGCTTGCCTCAACTTTTAATGCAATCGATGGAAAAAGACCAGCTCGAAGCCGATATTCTTGCCCTTCAACCCGATATTCAATTTTACAACGAACTTATTAGCCTGCTAAATGGCTACCAAAAAACCCTCGAAAAAGTCAGAAAAGCCAAGTTAGAAATTGCCCAATCCGACCTTGCCAGCGCATTTTTTTATTTAGGGTTCCTTTCCTCACCGGTTTTCGACAGTACCCACACGCTTCAAAAAGTTGTGTCGGACTATCAGCAAGAAAAAAGAATTGAAATTACGGGCAAGCTAAACAATGTGGTGATAAAACATCTTCTGCACGACCTCGATAAAACCTACGAATTGATAGCCCTGAACCTCGACCGCTTGCGAAAACTGAACCTCGATTCGAATTCTTATGTTTTTGTGAATATTCCAGCTTATCAGCTATCGCTTGTAAAAGAGAACTTCGTTGAAAAAAACTTTAAGGTAATTGTTGGTAAAATGGAAACACCAACTCCGATATTCTCAAGCACTCTGGCATGTTTTATTACCAATCCGCACTGGACTGTGCCAACCAGTATTGCCAACGACGAAATGCTTGAAAACATAAGAAAAGATAGCACCTACCTCGAAAGCCACGGTTACATAGTAGTGAACAATAATGGGCAAACGGTGAATCATCAGCTCATCGACTGGACGCTTGACAACCCCTTAAGCAACAAATATTATATCCGCCAGCAGAATAGCGGCAACAATGCCCTTGGGAAGATAAAATTTCTGTTTCCGAATGAGCACAGCGTATTTATGCATGACACCCCTTCTAAAGCTCTTTTCAATAAAACCAGACGCACTTTTTCGCATGGGTGCATCAGGGTTCAAAATCCGGATGAGTTGGCACAATCGCTGAGCGAATACGTCTTTGCCAAAGAGAATAAGCCGATAAATATTGAATCAATTATTAAAAGTGAGGAACAGAAAGTATTCCATTTCAACCGCAAGGTCGATGTGCATGTGCAATACCTCACTTGCATGGTCGATTCGGCAGGCAGACTCAATTTGCTGCCCGATGTATATGCGCGGGACCAGGAAGAACTGTCGCAGTTGTTTGACAAAGATGATGTTAGCTTATAA
- a CDS encoding murein L,D-transpeptidase catalytic domain family protein — MKKFLLFSILLILSLLFIRGVVRSDEPASVTNHYFNNQVLAWCSEFADTSLLSKEALLTAYDNFLLAYADSLVQNDSLLSVIDFTKPSTEPRLFIFDVKNKRLLYKSLVAHGQNSGELFAQNFSNKPQSHMSSLGMFRTLNTYEGRHGYSLRLDGLQKGINDKAKERAIVIHGAAYVSPNYIEQYGRIGRSFGCPALPADLNASIIDLIKNGSFLFIYHPSLIS, encoded by the coding sequence ATGAAAAAGTTTCTTTTGTTTTCTATCCTTTTGATACTTTCACTGCTGTTTATCAGGGGAGTTGTGCGTTCTGACGAGCCTGCTTCTGTAACAAATCACTATTTTAATAACCAAGTTCTGGCATGGTGCAGTGAGTTTGCCGATACAAGTCTTTTATCGAAAGAAGCTCTTTTAACCGCTTACGATAATTTTTTATTGGCCTATGCTGATAGCTTGGTACAAAACGATAGCCTCTTGAGCGTGATCGATTTCACCAAACCTTCTACTGAGCCAAGGCTGTTTATTTTCGATGTAAAAAACAAGCGCCTGCTTTACAAATCACTTGTGGCGCATGGTCAAAATTCGGGAGAGCTGTTTGCCCAAAATTTTTCGAACAAACCCCAATCGCACATGAGTAGCCTGGGCATGTTCCGTACCTTAAATACATACGAGGGAAGGCATGGTTATTCGCTTCGCCTCGATGGACTGCAAAAGGGTATCAACGATAAAGCTAAAGAGAGAGCCATTGTGATTCACGGTGCGGCTTATGTAAGCCCAAACTACATCGAACAATATGGGCGCATCGGACGCAGCTTTGGTTGTCCTGCTCTTCCGGCCGATTTAAATGCATCGATTATCGACCTGATAAAAAATGGAAGTTTTCTGTTTATTTATCACCCCTCGCTTATAAGCTAA
- a CDS encoding aldo/keto reductase, whose translation MHNTYSRRKFIQSSLASLAYGALFIQGQRLNAYEMPTRMLGNTGEYVSIIGIGGWHIGYNLTAAQSANIQHEAINNGINFFDNCWDYNDGVSEEFMGKALSVNGYRNKVFLMTKVCARDYQGAKKHLEDSLRRLKTDHIDLWQFHAIKWDDDPDLIFDEKNGALKAALEAKKEGKIRFIGFTGHQHPKFHLAMLKKDFEWNTIQFPTNMLDFHYTSFQKEVLPLAYERNIGIIGMKGLAAQDGIIPRELGISAELCRRYALSLPVSTLVCGIGSTKDLWQDIHIAKNFQPLTQSEIDELNLKAAEKGKDGLMEEYKVGNYGCDWHHKHLNEKS comes from the coding sequence ATGCATAACACTTATTCGAGAAGAAAATTTATACAAAGCTCATTGGCAAGCTTAGCCTATGGTGCTCTGTTTATCCAGGGGCAAAGGCTCAATGCCTATGAAATGCCCACACGCATGCTTGGCAATACCGGAGAGTATGTTTCAATCATTGGCATCGGGGGTTGGCACATTGGATACAATCTCACCGCAGCCCAATCGGCAAACATTCAGCACGAAGCCATTAACAATGGCATCAATTTTTTTGATAACTGCTGGGATTATAACGATGGGGTGAGTGAAGAATTTATGGGGAAAGCTTTATCGGTAAATGGCTACCGGAACAAGGTTTTTTTAATGACAAAAGTATGCGCACGCGATTACCAGGGTGCAAAAAAGCATCTCGAAGACAGCCTTCGAAGACTCAAAACTGACCATATTGATCTTTGGCAATTTCATGCCATAAAATGGGACGACGACCCTGATTTGATCTTTGACGAAAAAAATGGTGCTCTTAAGGCAGCGCTCGAGGCAAAAAAAGAAGGGAAAATCAGGTTTATAGGTTTTACGGGCCACCAGCATCCTAAATTTCACCTGGCTATGTTAAAAAAAGACTTTGAGTGGAATACCATACAGTTCCCAACCAATATGCTCGACTTTCATTATACCAGTTTTCAGAAAGAAGTGCTGCCCCTTGCTTATGAAAGAAACATAGGTATTATTGGAATGAAGGGACTGGCTGCTCAGGATGGTATCATACCACGCGAATTGGGGATTAGTGCGGAATTATGCCGACGGTATGCTCTTTCGTTACCGGTATCGACCCTTGTTTGCGGCATTGGCAGCACCAAAGATCTATGGCAGGATATTCACATAGCGAAAAACTTTCAGCCGCTTACTCAGTCAGAAATTGATGAGCTTAACCTGAAAGCTGCTGAAAAAGGAAAAGATGGCTTAATGGAAGAATACAAGGTGGGCAACTACGGATGCGACTGGCATCATAAACACCTGAACGAAAAATCCTAA
- a CDS encoding 2,3,4,5-tetrahydropyridine-2,6-dicarboxylate N-succinyltransferase, translating to MYSNQIADIEAAWENRELLKEASTQKTIRDIIELLDKGKLRVAEPKEGDWQVNQWVKKAVLMYFPIQKMEVIEAKPFEFHDKIALKHGYKALEVRVVPHAIARYGSYLAPGVILMPSYVNIGAYVDSGTMVDTWATVGSCAQVGKNVHLSGGVGIGGVLEPVQAAPVIIEDNCFIGSRCIIVEGARIGREAVLGANVVITKSTKVIDVSGSEPKEYRGFVPARSVVIPGTVPKRFPAGEYGTPCALIIGQRKESTDLKTSLNNALREYDIAF from the coding sequence ATGTATTCAAATCAGATTGCGGATATTGAAGCCGCTTGGGAAAACCGCGAGCTTTTAAAAGAAGCCTCTACCCAAAAAACCATACGAGACATTATTGAACTGCTGGACAAGGGTAAGCTGCGTGTGGCAGAACCCAAAGAAGGTGACTGGCAGGTAAACCAATGGGTAAAAAAAGCAGTGCTCATGTATTTCCCCATACAAAAGATGGAAGTGATCGAAGCAAAGCCCTTCGAGTTTCATGATAAAATAGCTCTGAAGCATGGTTACAAAGCACTCGAAGTGCGTGTGGTGCCTCATGCCATTGCCCGTTATGGTTCATACCTGGCGCCCGGGGTAATCCTTATGCCTTCCTATGTGAACATTGGTGCCTATGTCGACAGTGGAACCATGGTTGATACATGGGCAACCGTGGGCTCCTGCGCCCAGGTAGGTAAAAACGTGCACCTGAGCGGTGGTGTGGGCATCGGCGGGGTACTCGAACCTGTGCAGGCTGCGCCGGTGATTATCGAAGACAATTGTTTTATCGGGTCGCGCTGCATCATAGTAGAAGGTGCCCGCATAGGCCGCGAGGCTGTTTTGGGGGCCAATGTGGTTATCACCAAATCGACCAAGGTAATTGATGTATCGGGAAGCGAACCCAAAGAATACCGTGGTTTTGTACCTGCTCGTTCTGTGGTAATTCCGGGCACAGTGCCCAAAAGATTCCCCGCCGGCGAATATGGAACTCCCTGTGCACTGATTATCGGACAGCGTAAGGAATCGACCGACCTGAAAACTTCGCTTAACAATGCCCTGCGCGAATACGATATCGCGTTCTAG
- a CDS encoding glycosyltransferase family 9 protein yields the protein MPRFLLIQTAFIGDVVLATPLIESLSAAYPESEIDFVLRKGNENLLEGHPKLRKLFVWNKKESKYKALLKLLKQIRNERYDYVINLQRFASTGFLTAFSRGKIVIGFKKNPFSFLFHQKVRHLFEPGMHEVDRNLNLIKTLVEKPIRQPRLYPSADDFDKVSPAFAKTYVCLAPSSVWFTKQLPRDQWVALCQRIPENIHLYFLGAPSDAALCEQIISSSGHTEATNLCGKLSFLQSAALMSKARMNYVNDSAPLHFASAMNAPVTAFFCSTLPEFGFGPLSNLSVVAEATEKIPCRPCGVHGRKTCPQNHFDCGYKIDTIKYLPQ from the coding sequence ATGCCCCGATTCCTGCTCATACAAACAGCATTTATTGGCGATGTGGTACTGGCCACCCCGCTGATCGAAAGCCTTTCCGCAGCTTATCCCGAATCGGAAATTGATTTTGTATTGCGTAAGGGCAACGAAAATCTGCTCGAAGGTCATCCTAAACTCAGAAAATTGTTTGTGTGGAATAAAAAAGAAAGCAAATACAAGGCTCTGCTAAAGTTACTCAAGCAAATCAGAAATGAACGCTACGATTATGTGATTAACCTGCAGCGTTTTGCCAGTACAGGCTTTCTTACTGCCTTCTCGAGAGGCAAAATAGTAATTGGCTTTAAGAAGAATCCCTTTTCATTTTTGTTTCACCAAAAAGTAAGGCATCTGTTCGAACCCGGTATGCACGAGGTAGACCGCAACCTTAACCTGATAAAAACCCTTGTAGAAAAACCCATAAGGCAACCAAGACTTTATCCATCGGCTGATGATTTTGATAAAGTGAGCCCGGCTTTCGCGAAAACTTATGTGTGTCTGGCTCCCTCGTCGGTGTGGTTTACGAAACAACTACCCAGGGACCAATGGGTAGCGCTTTGCCAGAGAATTCCCGAAAACATTCATCTTTATTTTTTAGGCGCTCCTTCTGATGCTGCTCTGTGCGAGCAGATTATTTCCTCCTCCGGACACACAGAAGCCACCAACCTTTGCGGTAAACTTAGCTTTCTTCAATCGGCTGCCCTAATGAGTAAGGCCCGGATGAATTATGTAAACGACTCGGCACCCTTGCATTTTGCCTCGGCTATGAATGCCCCGGTAACCGCATTTTTTTGCAGCACCCTGCCCGAATTTGGGTTTGGCCCCCTTTCAAACCTTTCGGTAGTGGCCGAAGCCACAGAAAAAATTCCCTGCAGGCCATGTGGGGTGCATGGAAGAAAAACATGCCCGCAAAATCATTTCGACTGCGGTTACAAAATAGATACGATAAAATACCTGCCGCAATGA
- a CDS encoding threonylcarbamoyl-AMP synthase has product MIEELKRACEVLQNGGLILYPTDTKWAIGCDASNSKAVNKIYALKPRSQSKDMLILLESANRLSQYLQEVPEIAYELIEVSDKPLTIIYPKAKNLASNLIAEDGSIGIQITHDNFCEKLIGRLRKPLVSAAANISGTKVPFCFKEVSPDVISGVDYVVNWRQDDQTQRPVSSIIKLDAAGRFSLIR; this is encoded by the coding sequence ATGATTGAAGAATTAAAGCGGGCGTGCGAAGTACTGCAAAATGGAGGTTTAATTCTTTACCCCACCGACACCAAATGGGCCATTGGCTGCGACGCAAGCAATTCTAAAGCTGTAAACAAAATTTATGCACTAAAGCCACGAAGTCAATCCAAAGACATGCTGATTCTGCTCGAAAGCGCCAATCGACTAAGCCAATATCTGCAAGAAGTTCCTGAGATTGCCTATGAGCTTATTGAAGTATCGGACAAACCACTTACGATTATCTACCCCAAGGCTAAAAACCTCGCAAGCAATCTCATCGCTGAAGATGGCAGTATAGGCATACAAATTACACACGACAATTTTTGCGAGAAGCTCATTGGCCGATTGCGCAAACCCCTTGTATCGGCCGCTGCCAATATAAGCGGAACCAAAGTACCTTTTTGTTTCAAAGAGGTTTCGCCGGATGTGATTTCAGGGGTCGACTATGTGGTCAATTGGCGGCAGGATGATCAGACCCAAAGGCCTGTTTCTTCTATTATCAAGCTCGATGCTGCTGGCAGGTTTTCACTTATTCGCTAA
- a CDS encoding aldo/keto reductase, producing the protein MDFSTLTLDKVPMEYRRFGKTNKKISVITLGGMRFKHGWDDPREVIPQDTLEQCQDTVQQAFAAGINHIETAWGYKKSETAYGIVLNDRLKVKRDSYYLMTKGAPQTALETRELLEKQLKALKTDYFDFYAWHGMNTLGHYQTACAPGGPVEELLRMKEEGIIKHVGFSTHAPLEVIIKAIETDLFEFVNLHYYYFFQRNKAAIDLAQTKDMGVFIISPNDKGGQLSTPPQKLKDLTAPLNPVQFNARFCLGHLAIHTLTFGLPATSHFSDLPGIFPTSIPLSPEDAQIKHRLDSQLLLDPYAGFEAYGLANDPSGINIPEVLRFRTLLKCYDMKGFGQYRYNMFKDNDDWFPGVFPTEENLAKVDLSRCPKNIPLLEMLRETHLELFKAKVKYTEK; encoded by the coding sequence ATGGATTTTTCAACACTCACGCTCGACAAGGTTCCCATGGAATACCGTCGTTTTGGTAAAACCAACAAAAAAATCAGTGTCATCACTTTGGGTGGCATGCGGTTTAAACATGGCTGGGACGATCCAAGGGAAGTGATTCCACAAGACACGCTCGAACAATGCCAGGATACCGTTCAGCAAGCCTTTGCGGCCGGGATCAACCACATCGAAACGGCCTGGGGCTACAAAAAAAGCGAAACGGCCTACGGAATTGTGCTAAACGACAGGCTGAAGGTAAAACGCGACAGCTATTACCTGATGACAAAAGGAGCCCCGCAAACAGCTCTGGAAACACGCGAGTTGCTTGAAAAGCAGTTAAAGGCCTTGAAAACTGACTATTTTGATTTTTATGCCTGGCATGGAATGAATACCCTCGGGCACTATCAAACAGCCTGTGCCCCCGGTGGTCCGGTCGAGGAATTGCTTCGGATGAAGGAGGAAGGGATTATTAAGCACGTTGGTTTCAGCACCCATGCACCGCTTGAAGTGATTATCAAAGCCATCGAGACCGATTTGTTCGAATTTGTCAACCTGCATTACTATTATTTCTTTCAGCGGAACAAAGCCGCCATCGACCTGGCTCAAACAAAAGACATGGGTGTATTCATTATCTCGCCCAACGACAAAGGCGGCCAGCTCAGCACCCCGCCACAGAAGCTCAAAGACCTCACTGCCCCGCTAAATCCGGTGCAGTTCAATGCCCGGTTTTGCCTTGGCCACCTGGCCATTCACACCCTCACCTTTGGTTTGCCGGCCACTTCTCATTTTTCCGACCTGCCGGGAATATTCCCCACCAGCATACCCCTTTCGCCAGAAGATGCACAAATTAAACACCGCCTCGACAGCCAACTCCTGCTCGACCCCTATGCCGGTTTCGAAGCCTATGGCCTGGCCAACGACCCTTCGGGCATTAATATACCCGAGGTGCTGCGCTTTCGCACCCTGCTAAAATGTTACGACATGAAAGGTTTTGGACAATACCGCTATAACATGTTCAAAGACAACGACGATTGGTTCCCGGGTGTATTCCCGACGGAAGAAAATCTGGCTAAAGTAGACCTCAGCCGCTGCCCGAAAAATATTCCGCTCCTTGAGATGCTCCGCGAAACACACCTCGAGCTTTTCAAGGCAAAGGTGAAATACACCGAGAAATGA
- the yidD gene encoding membrane protein insertion efficiency factor YidD, giving the protein MGNKILQFLSKALSWVLIIPVRFYQYSISPLLPRSCRHVPSCSQYTIEALKIHGPIKGLYLGIHRILRCHPWGTSGYDPVPPKKGSKTAKN; this is encoded by the coding sequence ATGGGAAATAAAATCCTTCAGTTTTTATCGAAAGCATTGTCGTGGGTACTAATAATTCCGGTGAGGTTTTACCAGTATTCCATCAGTCCCTTGTTGCCGCGCAGTTGCAGGCACGTGCCAAGCTGCTCGCAATATACCATTGAGGCATTAAAAATTCATGGTCCGATAAAGGGTTTGTACCTGGGAATACATCGGATTTTACGATGCCATCCCTGGGGCACCAGTGGATACGATCCGGTTCCTCCGAAAAAAGGTTCCAAGACAGCAAAAAACTAA
- a CDS encoding 6-carboxytetrahydropterin synthase, with protein sequence MRVTVCRKEHFNAAHRLYCPDWSEGKNNEVFGLCNNPNFHGHNYELEVKVTGTIDPETGYVIDMKVLKEYIRTEVLERFDHKNLNLDTQEFSQLNPTAENIVVVIWNRLRKVIDPAMDLSVILSETPRNIVEYHGK encoded by the coding sequence ATGCGTGTAACTGTTTGCCGGAAAGAACATTTTAATGCCGCTCACCGGTTGTATTGCCCCGATTGGAGCGAGGGAAAAAACAACGAGGTATTTGGCTTGTGCAACAATCCCAATTTCCATGGCCATAACTACGAGCTGGAGGTAAAAGTTACCGGAACCATCGATCCCGAAACGGGTTATGTGATCGACATGAAAGTGTTGAAAGAATACATCCGCACCGAAGTACTGGAACGCTTCGACCATAAAAACCTCAACCTCGATACACAGGAGTTCAGCCAGCTAAACCCTACGGCCGAGAACATTGTGGTAGTCATCTGGAACCGCTTACGCAAGGTAATAGACCCTGCCATGGATTTATCGGTAATTCTTTCCGAAACACCGCGAAACATTGTAGAATACCATGGGAAATAA
- a CDS encoding DUF1287 domain-containing protein yields the protein MRKTFWTLIVACLSLLPSNGQEGFYVRLADSAFTLTKQAVQYDPAYFRLDYPNGDVPADKGVCTDVIIRAYRKMGIDLQKEVHEDMKAHFDQYPHNWGLTVPDKNIDHRRVPNLMTFFARHGTVKNTSQDAKDYLPGDIVCWNLGGGVTHIGIMVGKKSADGLRYLVVHNIGAGQVLEDCLFRFQVIGHYCYGE from the coding sequence ATGAGAAAGACTTTCTGGACTCTGATTGTTGCTTGTTTGAGCCTTTTACCCTCGAATGGGCAGGAAGGTTTTTATGTCCGCCTGGCCGATTCGGCCTTTACTTTGACGAAGCAGGCAGTTCAGTACGATCCAGCTTATTTTAGGCTCGACTATCCCAACGGCGATGTGCCGGCCGATAAGGGTGTGTGCACCGATGTAATCATCCGGGCGTATCGAAAAATGGGCATAGACTTGCAGAAAGAAGTGCACGAAGACATGAAGGCCCATTTCGACCAATACCCCCATAACTGGGGTCTTACAGTGCCCGATAAGAACATTGACCACAGACGGGTACCCAACCTGATGACCTTTTTTGCACGCCATGGAACGGTAAAAAATACTTCTCAGGATGCAAAGGACTATTTACCGGGCGACATAGTATGCTGGAACCTGGGCGGTGGGGTAACCCACATTGGCATTATGGTCGGTAAAAAATCTGCCGATGGTTTGCGGTACCTGGTGGTGCACAACATTGGAGCCGGACAGGTACTCGAAGATTGTTTATTTCGCTTTCAGGTTATTGGCCATTACTGCTATGGTGAATAA